TGCGAGCACGAACAGCGCTATGGACCGAGCAATCATGCTGGCCCGATTCGGAGTTCTTTGCGGATGACACATCTCAATGCCGACCAGGTGGCGTCGATCGCGCAGGTCTTCACGTCGACCGGGCCCGTTGGCAGCACCACTTCACGTATGACGTCCTCAGTGATGCTCGTCGGTCGTCCGCTGGTTTTCTTGGGCCGGGCCAGCCACAAGGCGCGGTTGGGGAACGCGGCCTTGTGAAGTCGGAGGATCTCTGTCTCCAGTGCCGCGCGCTGTTCGTAGAAGGCGAGCACCAGATCTGTTGACGCTGAGATTTGCTTGGCCAGTGGTACACCAGCGGGAATCGGATCAAGGAGTGAAGTGACATCCGCGGGGGCGTGGAGCGCGGCAACACGGGAGCCTGACTTGATGCCGAGTTTCGTCGCCAGCGGAGCAACTGAATAGCCGGCCATGATGAAAGTCAGGCTATCGGGCAATACTGCGCCTGCCGTGAACGCGAAGGGAAATGCTGCCCGAATCCTTGGCTAGTGCCGTGAGGTGCGCAAGAATTCCGCCGTGGCTGAAAAGGTGCAGGGGCCCAAGTCCTACTTCCCGTCGATTGAGAAGAAGTACGGACAGCCGATCGACTACTGGATGACACAGTTGGACTCAGTAAAGGATCACAAGCACATGGATCAAGTGAACTGGCTCAAGAGGGAGTTCGGCATGGGCCACGGGCATGCCAATGCAGTCGTGGCTGTCTACCGGCAGGAACGCGGGCTCTAGGAGATCTCATGCTTGCTCGCAATGCGTATTCTCGCGACTTCGTCAACGCTCACAAGGTGAGTGTCGACGCCCTGGTGCAGGGGTTCCGCGACCTCGTGAAGTACTTGCAGTAGGAGCACGATGACTGTCGCTGAAGTCGATGCATACATCGAGGCGTTCGACGCGCCGCAGCAGAAAGCACTCAATGCGCTGCGAGATGTGATCCTGCAATACCTGCCCGATGCTGAGCAGGGGATGTCGTACTCGATGCCTGCCTTTCGCGTGAAGGGCAAGGTCATTGCCGGCATGGCTGGCTACAAGGCCTTCGTCTCGTACTACCCGCACAGCGGGTCTGTCATCGAGCAGGTGCCGGAGGCAGCCAAATATGAGGGAACCCCGGGATCCCTGCATTTCCCGCTCAACAAGGCGATCCCTAAAAGGCTGGTGAAGCAGCTCATCGAGGTCAAGCTCGCCATGACGTTCACAGCCCCGGCTGATTTCTGGCTTGAGCAGGGCTTGGGTGCGCCAGCCCGACGGGCACTGGCTAGCGCGGGGATTCATGGCATGAAGGAATTGCGCAAGGCCGACTTGGGGGAGATTGCCGAACTTCACGGGATCGGGCCCAATGCCCTTGAGGTGCTGACCAAACTGAAGCAAGGCAAGTAGCGATTCGTTGAGGGGCGAGCTCGTGGATTCGTCGCTCAGCGCTGCATACCCGTAAGGTCTCTGGGTGCAGAGCAGAGAAGATCTTCGTAACGTCGCCATCATCGCCCACGTCGACCACGGCAAGACCACCCTTGTGGATGCGATGCTGTGGCAGTCCGGTGCCTTCCGCGAAAACCAGGATGTCAACGACCGAGTCATGGACTCGATGGACCTTGAGCGCGAAAAGGGCATCACGATCCTCGCGAAGAACACCTCGGTTCACTACACCGGAGACGGCGCCCCTGAGGGCGGTGTCACCTTCAACATCATCGACACCCCCGGTCACGCGGACTTCGGCGGCGAGGTCGAGCGTGGTTTGGAAATGGTCGACGGTGTCGTGCTGCTTGTGGACGCGTCCGAAGGACCGCTGCCTCAGACCCGCTTTGTGCTGCGCAAGGCGCTTGAGAAGCGACTGCCAGTCGTGCTGGTCATCAACAAGGTCGATCGCCCTGACGCGCGCATTGGCGCAGTTGTGGACGAGGCCTATGAGCTCTTCCTCGATCTTGACGCTACCGAAGAGCAGATCGACTTCCCCATCATCTACACCAGCGCCAAGGCTGGACGCGCCTCGCTTACTCGTCCAGAAGATGGCGGCATGCCAGAGGAAGAAAACCTTGAGCCGCTGTTCAAGCAGCTCCTGGCCACCGTTCCGGCTCCTAAGTACGACCCGGAGAAGCCGCTGCAAGCTCATGTGACCAACCTTGACGCTTCTCCCTACCTCGGCCGCCTGGCCTTGTGCCGGGTGCATCAGGGCTACATCAAGAAGGGCCAGCAGGTCGCTTGGATGAAGACCGATGGCACCACTGAGCGCGCCAAGGTTGTCGAACTACTGATGACCAAGAACCTCACGCGGGTTCCAGTCGACAGCGCCGGACCAGGCGACATCATCGCCGTAGCTGGCATTCCTGAGATCACCATTGGTGAGACTCTGGCCGACCCAGAGAACCCCGTTGCCCTTCCGGTGATCACTGTTGACGAGCCATCGATTTCGATGACGATCGGCATCAATACCGCTCCGCTTTCGGGCAAGAGCGGCAAGAAGCTCACTGCCAGCATGGTCAAGCAGCGCCTCGAAGCCGAACTGGTCGGCAACGTGTCCATTCGCATGCAGGCCACTGAGCGCCCCGACACCTGGGAGATCCAGGGCCGTGGCGAGCTGCAGTTGGCGATCCTCGTGGAAATGATGCGTCGCGAGGACTTCGAACTGACCGTGGGAAAGCCACAGGTCGTCACCAAGATCATCGACGGCAAGATCAACGAACCAATGGAGAAGCTCAGCATCGACATTCCTGAGGACTATCTCGGTGTTGTCACACAGCTGATGGCTTTGCGCAAGGGCCGCATGGAGCAGATGGTCAATCACGGAACCGGCTGGGTCCGCATGGACTACATCGTGCCTGCACGAGGCCTCATTGGCTTCCGTACCGAGTTCCTCACCGAGACTCGTGGCACTGGCTTGCTCCACCACATCTTTGATCGCTACGAGCCATGGCACGGTGAGTTGCGGACGCGACCAACCGGCTCACTTGTGGCTGACCGCAGTGGTCCCACCACGGGCTTCGCGCTTGCCAACCTGCAGGAGCGCGGCACGCTGTTTGTCGGACCAGGTACGGAGGTCTATGAAGGCATGGTCGTCGGCGAGAACTCCCGCTCTGAGGACATGGATGTGAATCCGACCAAGGAGAAGAAGCTGACGAACATGCGTCAGTCGTCAAGCGATGTCCTGGTGCCGCTGATTCCGCACAAGGCCTTGTCACTTGAACAGGCACTTGAGTTCTGCCGTGAAGATGAGTGCGTAGAGATCACCCCTGCCAACGTGCGCATTCGCAAGGTGCTGCTGACCCAGGCTGATCGCTCTAAGGCTGGTCGCAAGCCCAAGGGCTAAGCCTTCGAGTACTCCACGATGCGTTCCACATCCCACATGTGATGGTGGGCGTCGTGTGATGCCGCTCGAATGACGTCGGCCGTAGTCATCCGACCCACGGTGGCGTGGTTCAGCACGACATGCCCGGTCAGTGCTGCGTTGACGGATTCCTGACACAACTCTGCTGCTGTGCTGAATCGTCTCGGAGAATCTGCGACAAGGCCCATCGCCTCTTCAGATGTGATCGACCAGTCGAACCCACATTGCTGGCACGGATCTCCGTATCGTGCTGGAGCCCAAGACTCCACGGTGTTATGCCGTGAGGTGCTCGCGGAAGAAGTCGATCTCCAGCCGAAGAAGATTCTCGGCAACAATCTCTTGCGGGGTCATATGTGTGACTCCCGTGAGCGGCACCACAGCGTGTGGCCTGCCGGCAGCCAGCAGGGCGCTTGAGAGTTGCAAGGTGTGGGCTACATGCACGTTGTCATCTGCAAGCCCATGCAGCATCAGCAGTGGGCGAGTCAGCTGATGAGCTCGCAGCAGCAGTGACGTGCGGTCATACGCACCGGGGTTGGTGTCTGGATGCCCGAGATAGCGCTCGGTGTACGCGGTGTCGTACAGCTTCCAATCGGTCACGGGTGCACCGGCGACCGCTGCCTTGAACACATCTGGTCGATCAAGCACCGCGAGTGCTGCCAGATAGCCGCCGAAGGACCAGCCTCGAATACCAACGCGAGTGCTGTCGAGATCCTCATGACCGGCTACCAGTGCTTCAAGGGCCTGCACTTGATCTGCGAGTGGGTACGTGGCCAGGTCATCGAGCACCGCCCGCTCCCACTTCGGTCCGCGGCCTGGACTGCCGTGTCCGTCTGCAACGATCACAGCAAAGCCTTGATCAGCGATCCACTGTTCGGTCGTGAACGCTGCCGCATTGCGCATGACGCGCTGTCCATGCGGACCGCCGTACGGCGACATGATCACGGGCAGCTTGCCGCTGCCGGTCACGTGACCTTTGGGCCAAAGGATGCACGCCTGAAGCCGGTCCTGGCCTACTTCGGCGTATTCCAAATGCAGGTCGACCTTCGGAATCTCTGCGAAGTTGCCCACCTCATGTGTGAGGGCTCCATATGTCACACGAAAGGCCGTGCGCGCGGCAAGAGGATCAGCCTCAGTTATGACGGCTGTGGATCCCTCGAAGGACCCACTTGACCATTTCTGCTCGTCTGTGAGGGCAGCAACCTCTCCGGTGGCATAGGTGAGGCGGTAGATGGCAAGACAGGCAGCGGCAGGCGAGGCGCTGAAGATCGCGCCAACTGAGTCGTGTGAGACCAGCCCGCGCAGCTGCAAGCTCACGGGAGTGATGAAGGCGCCGGCCTTGCACAGTCGGTAGGTATCCGTTGCGTCGTCGGCGACGATCTCCAGCAGCTCGTTGGATTCATTGATAGCCGGCACACCCGGCATCACATCGATCCACGCAGGGTCCGTGCGCGATTGAATCTCGATCAACTCATGAGTCTGGAGATCAACGCGGCAGATGCTGACCGTGCGTTGGTCCCTACTGAGCAGCTCAACGATGGTGCCAGTACTGCCCGGATTCACTGACGCGAGATAGGGGTAGGTGTCTGCATCCCAACTGAGCTGTATCGATGCACCCGATGGGCTGATCAACCACAACTCGGTGGTCGCATTAGTGGTGCCGGCTGCCGGATAGCGCATGGCATGCGCGGCTTGCGTTGGATGCGCGGGATCTGAGATCCACCATTCCAGAACGGCAGAGTCATCGGCTCGTTCAACCAGCAAAGTCCCTGGCTGCTCGTTCAACCACCAATGCCCACGGTAACGAGACAGTTCTTCAGCGGCGATGTAGTCCGCCAGACCCCAAGTCTCGTTGGGAGAGGTGGATACGGCGACGCATGTTGCACCGGCTTCGAGCTTGGCAAGGTCAACGACATACAGCGAGCCCTCGTGGACGTAGGCCGCGAATTTTCCCGCTCCATCGATGCGTGGATCGACGACTGGTCCGGGTGAGGGCAAGGTCGTCAGTTCTCCGCTGCTCAGGTCAACGAGATACGGCACACCGGATACCGGGAAGACTGCGTGTGTGCCCGTCGCATTCACGCTGAACGCTGTGATTCCCCCGGTGACTTCGCGCATCCGCTCACGTCGGGTGCGCTCGGCCTCGGGAAGATCGGCCTCGCTGTCAAAGGGCAGGTCAAGACGAACATCGACAATGCATCGCTCACTGAGTTTCTGCCCAAGTTCAACGCTCCATAGCGATCCTGCGGCGTCTGATCCCGACGCGCTGCGAATGAACAGCACGCGCGACTGGGTGATGTGGAAATTGCGAGGACGACCAAGTTGGAATCCACGGGTGCGAGCACGCTGGCGCGGATAGGACTCGATTTCGCTCTGGGCTTGCGGGGAGGGTGCACTGTTTGTCACAAGCCTCATGCTGCCGCATGTACCGTCTGCATGTGACTCGCAGACTCCTCTTGGTCCATGCGCATCCTGATGACGAGTGCATTGGCACCGGAGGCAGCATGGCCAAGTACGCCGCCGAGGGTGCTGAGGTGACTCTCGTGACGTGCACCCTGGGTGAGGAGGGCGAAATCCTGATTCCCGATGTCGCTCATCTGGCCGCAGACAAGGAAGATCGGCTGGGCGAGCACCGCCAGCAGGAGTTGGCGGCGTCCATGGCTGCCCTGGGCATCACGGATTGGCGCCTGCTGGGTGGTCCTGGTCACTTCCGCGATTCGGGGATGATCGGCACGCCCCCAAATGACAACCCGGCCAGTTTCTGGCGAGCGGACCTGCTCGAGGCGGCACTTGAGTTGGTCAAGGTAATCCGCGAGGTTCGACCGCAGGTGGTCGTGACCTATGACGACTTCGGCGGCTACGGGCACCCAGATCACCTTCAGGCCCACCGCGTGACCCATTACGCCGTGGCCTTGGCCAGCATTGCTGGCTTCCATCCTGAGCTAGGCGAGGCGTGGCGGATTTCCAAGTTCTACTGGACGGCGATGTCACGCCGCAATGTGCGGGCGGGGATCATCGCGCTACGCGCGGCTGGTCACACCGATGGCTTTGCTGAGATGGATCCGGACGACCTGCCGCCTTTCGTCACCGATGACGATCTGATTACCACTGAGATCGATGCGAGCGACTATGTCATCCGCAAATTCGATGCCCTTCGTGCGCATGCGACCCAAATCAGCACCTCAGGAGGCTTTCTCGCGCTCGCTGACAGCGCAGGACTTGAGATGTTTGCTCACGAGTACTTTCGTCTGGTTGCCGGCGATCCAGGCGAGTTGGTCGACGGCCGCGAGCGAGACTTGTTCGCCGGAGTCGATGCGTGATCCGCACGCTTCAGTTTGTAGGGGTCTTCCTGGTGGGCCTGCTTGTTGGTGTGATCGGAGCCTTCATCCAAGCCGATCGAATCATCGTTTCTGTCCCATGGGGTCTGCTGGTCATCCCTTGGGGAATGGTGTTCGTCGTTCTCGTGCTGGTCGCGGTGATCAGAGGGGCAACCTGGCTCGTGGAAAGCCGTTGGGGTGGTTCGGTGCTGCTCAGCGGATGGATCATCGCCACGATCGTGATGGCAGCAGAGTCACCTTCAGGTGATGTGGCCTTGTCCGGTGGCGGACGCCAGTGGGTGTATCTGCTTGGGGGCGTCATCTTGGGCACTGCTGCAGCAACATTCCCAGTGATCCACGAACGGGTGGAGCCCGGATTCGAGCCCATCAATGCGTGAGCTGGAGCTCCACGCACAATCCTTACGAACGGTGGCTGGTCGCTACGCCACGGGAGTGGCTGTCGTTTCTGCTGTCGCAGGTGGCGTGGATCATGCGATGACCACCAACTCCTTCGCATCCTTGTCGCTGGACCCACTGCTGGTGCTGTTCTGCGTTGAGCGGTCCTCGCGCTTCCATGAGGCCCTGAAGCTCACAGACAGCTTTGCGGTATCCGTGCTCCCAGAGAGCGCCGTTCACTTCGCCCGCTGGTTCTCGCTGCGAGGCCGGCCCCTTACCGACCAATTCGCCGACGTTCCGCACGAGCGCAGCGAGCGGGGAGTGCCATTGGTCACAGGCGCGCTTGGCTGGATCGAATGCGAGATTGATTCGATGGTCAGCGCCGGAGACCATGACATCGTCATCGGGGCTGTCCACAAGCTCAGGATTGCCGAGGAAGAAGCAGTACCCCTGCTGTTCTGGAAGGGCCGCTTTCTCGGCTTGCCGAGTTCCTGATCAGTCGTCGCTTACGATCGGACCACTATCCATTGAGTCCCGGAGGTTACGTTCGTGAGTGAGCAGAGCCACTGGCAGTGGCCAGTGGGGTCTACTCGCCGGTGGATCCTGATCGGACTTGGGACGGTTGGCGTACTTCTCGCCGCCTATGTCGGTGCCGTGCTGCTAGCGGGTTCAGGCATCTCTCGTGGCACTTCGGTCCTGGGTGTTGAAATCGGCGGCATGTCCACGGCGGAGGCCACGGCCGCATTGGACAAGGGCCTGGCCACTTACCAGACGACGCCAATCAACGTGAAGAGCGCTAAGCGGAACTTCGCTGTGCTGCCCGCAGACGCGGGGCTGAGGTTGAACACTTCCGCGACGGTGGCGCAAGCCTCATCACGCACTTGGAACCCACTTGCGATCTTCACCGGCTTGTTCGCAACTCGCGAGATTCAGCCGGTCGTTGACGTTGATCAGGACAGCTTGACCGCACAGGTCGACGCGATTGCAACAGTGATTGACAGTCCACCGGTGGAACCGATGATCGACATGAAGGGCTTGAGGCCCGTTGCGATTCCCGGCGAGGCTGGTCGCGAGATCGACGATGCTGCAGCAGCCTCGGCAATCGTCAATGCATTCGCTTCAGGTGCTACTTCCGTGACCGTGGCACCGGTTGCTGCAAATCCCACAGTGTCTGATGACTCACTCGCTGCGGCGAAAGACGTTGCTGCGCAAGCGGTGAGCGCCCCCGTGCTCGTGCAGGTTGACGGCATTTCGGCGCGACTGGGACCGCGAGCAATCGCACGCTCGTTGACTTTTGCTGCGCAGGGCGGTGAGTTGCAGCCGATCCTGGATGGTGCCGTGCTGCACAAGGCGATTGCCGAGCAGATCGCTACTGTCGAGACGCCTGGGCGTGACGCGACCTTCGTCATTGAGAACGGCTCACCTGTCATCGTGCCGAGCAAGGTCGGCAAAGGAGTTTCCGATGAAGAGCTCTCCACAGCGGTCGGCGAGGTCATTGACAGAAATCCTCCTGATCGCACCGCCACTGTGACCGTCGGCGTTCGCGAACCGCAGCTCACCACTGAACAAGCACAGCAGCTTGGAGTGAAGGAACGTCTTTCGACCTTCACTCAGGCCTTTCCCTACGCCGCATACCGCAAGCAGAACATTGGCGAAGCGGCGCGCCGCATCAATGGCACCGTCGTGATGCCGGGCGAGACCTATTCAATGAACGAGACCATCAAGGAACGCACAGCGGAGAACGGCTACACCGTTGGCTTCGTGATCGGGCCAGGCGGCGTCTTCGCCGAAGAACTCGGCGGCGGAGTGTCAACTGCAGTGACAGCGACTTGGACGGCGGCCTTCTATGCCGGCATGGAGCCGGTGCAGGTTATTGCCCACTCCATCTTCATCTCGCGCTACAAGGCGGGTCTGGAAGCCACGGTCGCTTGGGGAATCTTTGACATGAAGTTCAAGAATCCCTATCCCAACGCCGTCTATCTCCAGGCTTCAGCCGGTTCGACTTCGATCACCGTCTCGATCTGGGGCACCCCTGAATACAGTGACATCAAGGCTGAGTCAGGGCCACGCACCAACATCGTGCCGTTCAAGACGATCTACGACCAGTCCCCGACCTGCCTGGGACAAGGCGGCATGGAGGGCTTCGATATCGATGTCGATCGGGTCTTCTACAAGGATGGTGTTGAAGTGAAGCGCGAGACGATCCACACCAAGTACAAGCCCTCGCCAGCGGTGATCTGTGGCAAGGAGAAGAAGCCCGGCACCACCTTCAAGCCAAGCCCTTCGCCGAGCGCCTCAGGGTCAAAGAAGCCCACCAAGAGCCCGAGCCCGACGCCCGGAACAGGAGATGGTGCGCCGGCAATTCCGGGAGTTACGTCACGTTCTGGCCCTTTGAGCCGGTAGTCGGTTCGAAGCACTCTGCGGGTTGTGTAAGTTTGGCTGCGCTCACCCCGTTGAACTGGAGGCTTAGGTGACCTACGTCATCGCACTGCCATGTGTCGATCTCAAGGACAAGGCATGCATTGAAGAATGTCCGGTTGACTGCATTTATGAAGGCGATCGGATGCTCTACATCCAAGCCGATGAATGCGTTGACTGTGGTGCCTGTGAGCCTGTGTGTCCGGTAGAGGCCATCTACTACGAGGACGATGTGCCCGAGGAATGGACCGCATATACCCAGGCCAATGTCGACTTCTTCGTTGAACTTGGTTCGCCAGGAGGTGCCGCAAAACTTGGCCCTCAGACCTTTGATGTCCCGATGGTGACTGCCCTGCCTCCTCAGGAGCACGAAGAATAGACATGGGAAGGGCTCATAAGCTCCCGGACTTCCCTTGGGATCTCTTGGCCCCTTATTCGCGTCAAGCCGCTAC
This window of the Actinomycetota bacterium genome carries:
- a CDS encoding prolyl oligopeptidase family serine peptidase — encoded protein: MTNSAPSPQAQSEIESYPRQRARTRGFQLGRPRNFHITQSRVLFIRSASGSDAAGSLWSVELGQKLSERCIVDVRLDLPFDSEADLPEAERTRRERMREVTGGITAFSVNATGTHAVFPVSGVPYLVDLSSGELTTLPSPGPVVDPRIDGAGKFAAYVHEGSLYVVDLAKLEAGATCVAVSTSPNETWGLADYIAAEELSRYRGHWWLNEQPGTLLVERADDSAVLEWWISDPAHPTQAAHAMRYPAAGTTNATTELWLISPSGASIQLSWDADTYPYLASVNPGSTGTIVELLSRDQRTVSICRVDLQTHELIEIQSRTDPAWIDVMPGVPAINESNELLEIVADDATDTYRLCKAGAFITPVSLQLRGLVSHDSVGAIFSASPAAACLAIYRLTYATGEVAALTDEQKWSSGSFEGSTAVITEADPLAARTAFRVTYGALTHEVGNFAEIPKVDLHLEYAEVGQDRLQACILWPKGHVTGSGKLPVIMSPYGGPHGQRVMRNAAAFTTEQWIADQGFAVIVADGHGSPGRGPKWERAVLDDLATYPLADQVQALEALVAGHEDLDSTRVGIRGWSFGGYLAALAVLDRPDVFKAAVAGAPVTDWKLYDTAYTERYLGHPDTNPGAYDRTSLLLRAHQLTRPLLMLHGLADDNVHVAHTLQLSSALLAAGRPHAVVPLTGVTHMTPQEIVAENLLRLEIDFFREHLTA
- the typA gene encoding translational GTPase TypA, which produces MQSREDLRNVAIIAHVDHGKTTLVDAMLWQSGAFRENQDVNDRVMDSMDLEREKGITILAKNTSVHYTGDGAPEGGVTFNIIDTPGHADFGGEVERGLEMVDGVVLLVDASEGPLPQTRFVLRKALEKRLPVVLVINKVDRPDARIGAVVDEAYELFLDLDATEEQIDFPIIYTSAKAGRASLTRPEDGGMPEEENLEPLFKQLLATVPAPKYDPEKPLQAHVTNLDASPYLGRLALCRVHQGYIKKGQQVAWMKTDGTTERAKVVELLMTKNLTRVPVDSAGPGDIIAVAGIPEITIGETLADPENPVALPVITVDEPSISMTIGINTAPLSGKSGKKLTASMVKQRLEAELVGNVSIRMQATERPDTWEIQGRGELQLAILVEMMRREDFELTVGKPQVVTKIIDGKINEPMEKLSIDIPEDYLGVVTQLMALRKGRMEQMVNHGTGWVRMDYIVPARGLIGFRTEFLTETRGTGLLHHIFDRYEPWHGELRTRPTGSLVADRSGPTTGFALANLQERGTLFVGPGTEVYEGMVVGENSRSEDMDVNPTKEKKLTNMRQSSSDVLVPLIPHKALSLEQALEFCREDECVEITPANVRIRKVLLTQADRSKAGRKPKG
- the mshB gene encoding N-acetyl-1-D-myo-inositol-2-amino-2-deoxy-alpha-D-glucopyranoside deacetylase, which codes for MHVTRRLLLVHAHPDDECIGTGGSMAKYAAEGAEVTLVTCTLGEEGEILIPDVAHLAADKEDRLGEHRQQELAASMAALGITDWRLLGGPGHFRDSGMIGTPPNDNPASFWRADLLEAALELVKVIREVRPQVVVTYDDFGGYGHPDHLQAHRVTHYAVALASIAGFHPELGEAWRISKFYWTAMSRRNVRAGIIALRAAGHTDGFAEMDPDDLPPFVTDDDLITTEIDASDYVIRKFDALRAHATQISTSGGFLALADSAGLEMFAHEYFRLVAGDPGELVDGRERDLFAGVDA
- a CDS encoding DUF3052 domain-containing protein produces the protein MPDSLTFIMAGYSVAPLATKLGIKSGSRVAALHAPADVTSLLDPIPAGVPLAKQISASTDLVLAFYEQRAALETEILRLHKAAFPNRALWLARPKKTSGRPTSITEDVIREVVLPTGPVDVKTCAIDATWSALRCVIRKELRIGPA
- a CDS encoding ferredoxin family protein, which translates into the protein MTYVIALPCVDLKDKACIEECPVDCIYEGDRMLYIQADECVDCGACEPVCPVEAIYYEDDVPEEWTAYTQANVDFFVELGSPGGAAKLGPQTFDVPMVTALPPQEHEE
- a CDS encoding VanW family protein, with protein sequence MSEQSHWQWPVGSTRRWILIGLGTVGVLLAAYVGAVLLAGSGISRGTSVLGVEIGGMSTAEATAALDKGLATYQTTPINVKSAKRNFAVLPADAGLRLNTSATVAQASSRTWNPLAIFTGLFATREIQPVVDVDQDSLTAQVDAIATVIDSPPVEPMIDMKGLRPVAIPGEAGREIDDAAAASAIVNAFASGATSVTVAPVAANPTVSDDSLAAAKDVAAQAVSAPVLVQVDGISARLGPRAIARSLTFAAQGGELQPILDGAVLHKAIAEQIATVETPGRDATFVIENGSPVIVPSKVGKGVSDEELSTAVGEVIDRNPPDRTATVTVGVREPQLTTEQAQQLGVKERLSTFTQAFPYAAYRKQNIGEAARRINGTVVMPGETYSMNETIKERTAENGYTVGFVIGPGGVFAEELGGGVSTAVTATWTAAFYAGMEPVQVIAHSIFISRYKAGLEATVAWGIFDMKFKNPYPNAVYLQASAGSTSITVSIWGTPEYSDIKAESGPRTNIVPFKTIYDQSPTCLGQGGMEGFDIDVDRVFYKDGVEVKRETIHTKYKPSPAVICGKEKKPGTTFKPSPSPSASGSKKPTKSPSPTPGTGDGAPAIPGVTSRSGPLSR
- a CDS encoding DUF4287 domain-containing protein, with the translated sequence MAEKVQGPKSYFPSIEKKYGQPIDYWMTQLDSVKDHKHMDQVNWLKREFGMGHGHANAVVAVYRQERGL
- a CDS encoding flavin reductase family protein encodes the protein MRELELHAQSLRTVAGRYATGVAVVSAVAGGVDHAMTTNSFASLSLDPLLVLFCVERSSRFHEALKLTDSFAVSVLPESAVHFARWFSLRGRPLTDQFADVPHERSERGVPLVTGALGWIECEIDSMVSAGDHDIVIGAVHKLRIAEEEAVPLLFWKGRFLGLPSS
- a CDS encoding DUF6113 family protein, with amino-acid sequence MIRTLQFVGVFLVGLLVGVIGAFIQADRIIVSVPWGLLVIPWGMVFVVLVLVAVIRGATWLVESRWGGSVLLSGWIIATIVMAAESPSGDVALSGGGRQWVYLLGGVILGTAAATFPVIHERVEPGFEPINA
- a CDS encoding DUF1801 domain-containing protein, with translation MTVAEVDAYIEAFDAPQQKALNALRDVILQYLPDAEQGMSYSMPAFRVKGKVIAGMAGYKAFVSYYPHSGSVIEQVPEAAKYEGTPGSLHFPLNKAIPKRLVKQLIEVKLAMTFTAPADFWLEQGLGAPARRALASAGIHGMKELRKADLGEIAELHGIGPNALEVLTKLKQGK